The proteins below are encoded in one region of Lactuca sativa cultivar Salinas chromosome 3, Lsat_Salinas_v11, whole genome shotgun sequence:
- the LOC111920769 gene encoding cytochrome P450 76T24 gives MELLFLVLSSITFFLFLHGLNLYRRRKLPPGPAGFPIIGHLLELGPKPHESLAKLSKKHGPLMTIRLGSITSVVASTPDAAREILQRNDEACSGRIVPDAVTALDNHDVAVLWISPNEEWRTIRKALNTYLTHQHKLDTLRDLRQNVVEGMLEFLRESGRKNVAVDIGKLSFAVALNQMSNTCLSQNVTSYESDDIGGFKTAVKTLMEVDGKFNIADIFPVLKPLDPQNIRRQAKAAYDWFDKVTAGFISERLKHRMSSMERFGDMLDSLLDYSEENEADFNLIHIKTLLVDLFLAGTETSSNTTEWAMTELLINPDMFSRVRKEVSTIVGKDGKIQEAKILDLPYLHAVIKETMRLHLSVPLLVPHKTETEVKLGKYVVPKDTQILINAWSIARDPRYWEEPERFKPERFLGNELDYKGQHFEFIPFGSGRRMCPGIPLAHRVVSLMVASFVYHFEWKLPHAREEMNMNDIFGLTLLRATPLVATPIPIK, from the exons ATGGAACTTCTATTTCTGGTTTTATCTTCCATTACTTTCTTCCTCTTCCTCCATGGCCTCAACCTCTACCGTAGAAGAAAACTACCGCCGGGTCCTGCCGGCTTTCCCATCATCGGACACCTTCTTGAGCTTGGACCTAAACCCCATGAGTCCCTTGCCAAACTCTCCAAGAAACACGGTCCACTCATGACAATCCGATTGGGCAGCATCACCAGTGTGGTGGCGTCCACACCTGACGCCGCCAGAGAAATCCTCCAACGCAATGACGAGGCCTGCTCCGGCCGTATTGTCCCGGACGCCGTCACCGCCTTGGATAACCATGACGTGGCGGTCCTATGGATCTCACCAAACGAGGAGTGGCGGACCATCCGGAAAGCCCTCAACACTTACCTCACCCACCAACACAAACTCGACACCCTCCGCGACCTTCGCCAGAACGTTGTGGAAGGCATGCTGGAGTTCCTGCGGGAGTCAGGGAGGAAGAATGTGGCCGTGGATATAGGAAAGCTGTCATTCGCGGTTGCGCTCAACCAGATGTCAAACACATGCCTTTCACAGAACGTGACGAGCTACGAGTCGGATGATATCGGCGGGTTCAAGACGGCGGTGAAGACATTGATGGAGGTGGACGGGAAGTTTAACATAGCAGATATATTTCCGGTGCTGAAACCGTTGGACCCTCAGAACATACGGCGGCAGGCGAAGGCTGCTTATGATTGGTTCGATAAAGTGACAGCAGGTTTCATAAGTGAGAGGCTAAAGCATCGAATGTCGAGCATGGAGAGGTTTGGTGATATGCTGGATTCGCTGCTGGACTACAGTGAAGAGAACGAAGCAGACTTCAATCTCATACatatcaagactttacttgtg GATCTATTTTTAGCTGGGACAGAAACAAGCTCAAATACAACCGAATGGGCAATGACTGAATTATTGATTAATCCTGATATGTTCTCAAGAGTCCGAAAAGAAGTGTCTACAATAGTAGGAAAAGATGGGAAAATTCAAGAAGCCAAAATCCTCGACTTGCCATATTTGCATGCTGTCATCAAGGAGACAATGCGACTTCATTTATCTGTTCCATTATTAGTGCCTCACAAAACTGAAACGGAAGTTAAACTTGGTAAATATGTTGTGCCAAAAGATACACAAATTTTGATCAATGCATGGTCTATAGCACGGGACCCAAGGTATTGGGAGGAGCCAGAAAGGTTCAAGCCGGAAAGGTTCTTGGGAAATGAGCTCGACTATAAAGGTCAACATTTCGAGTTTATACCATTTGGATCAGGCCGAAGGATGTGTCCTGGAATTCCATTGGCACATAGGGTTGTGAGTTTAATGGTTGCATCCTTTGTGTATCATTTTGAATGGAAGCTTCCGCACGCTAGAGAAGAGATGAATATGAATGATATTTTTGGTCTCACTTTGCTAAGGGCAACACCTCTCGTTGCAACTCCTATACCCATTAAATGA
- the LOC111920768 gene encoding cytochrome P450 76T24 has product MELLFLALSAVIFFFFLLHGIDHHRRRRLPPGPAGLPIIGNLLDIGPQPHESLAKLSKKHGPLMTIRLGSITTVVASTPDAAREILQHNDEACSGRIIPDAVTALDNHDAAVIWIPANHQWRTIRKALKTYFTNHLKLDIVRDLRQNVMEGMLDFLWEAGRKKAAVDIGKLAFAVALNQMSNTCLSRNLTSYESDDIGGFNTAVKTLMEVDGRFNIADIFPVLKPLDPQDIRRQAKAAYDWFDQVTEGFIRERLKHRQSNKLSRFGDTLDSLLDYSQDHEADFNLTHIKILLVDIFIAGTETNSSTTAWAMTELLLNPHMFSRLREEVSTIVGEDGKIQEAKILDLPYLQAVIKETLRLHLPVPLLVPHKTETEVKLGKYIIPKNTRILVNAWSMARDPMYWENPLTFNPERFFENEQIEYKGQHFKFIPFGSGRRMCPGISFAHRVVSLTVASFVYHFDWKLPHAREEMDMNTVFGLTLLRATPLVAIPLPIKLGT; this is encoded by the exons ATGGAGCTTCTGTTTTTAGCTCTCTCCGCCGttattttcttcttcttcctcctccatGGCATCGATCACCACCGTAGAAGGAGACTACCGCCAGGCCCAGCCGGCCTCCCAATCATCGGAAACCTCCTTGACATTGGACCACAACCCCATGAGTCCCTAGCCAAGCTTTCCAAGAAACATGGTCCACTTATGACAATCCGATTGGGCAGCATCACCACCGTGGTGGCGTCCACACCCGATGCTGCTAGAGAAATCCTCCAACACAATGATGAGGCCTGTTCTGGCCGGATTATCCCAGACGCCGTCACCGCCTTGGACAACCATGATGCGGCGGTGATTTGGATTCCAGCCAACCACCAGTGGCGGACGATCAGAAAAGCGCTCAAGACGTACTTCACCAACCATCTAAAACTTGACATCGTTCGTGACCTTCGCCAGAACGTGATGGAGGGGATGTTAGATTTCCTTTGGGAGGCAGGGCGGAAGAAGGCAGCTGTGGACATCGGAAAGCTGGCATTCGCGGTGGCGCTCAACCAGATGTCAAACACATGCCTTTCACGGAATCTGACTAGCTATGAATCTGATGATATCGGGGGGTTTAATACGGCAGTGAAGACATTGATGGAGGTGGACGGGAGGTTTAACATCGCAGACATATTTCCGGTGCTGAAGCCGTTAGACCCGCAGGACATACGACGGCAGGCAAAAGCAGCTTATGACTGGTTCGATCAGGTTACAGAAGGTTTCATTAGAGAAAGGTTAAAACATCGACAGTCGAATAAGCTGTCGAGGTTTGGTGATACCTTGGATTCATTGCTGGACTACAGTCAAGATCATGAAGCCGACTTCAATCTCACACACATCAAGATTTTACTTGTG GATATATTTATAGCTGGAACAGAAACGAATTCAAGTACAACAGCATGGGCTATGACTGAGCTGCTACTTAACCCTCATATGTTCTCAAGACTTCGTGAAGAAGTCTCCACAATAGTGGGAGAAGATGGAAAAATTCAAGAAGCCAAAATCTTGGATTTGCCATATTTGCAAGCTGTAATCAAAGAGACTTTACGACTTCATTTACCTGTACCTTTATTAGTACCTCATAAAACTGAAACCGAAGTTAAACTCGGTAAATATATAATACCAAAAAATACACGAATTCTTGTGAACGCATGGTCAATGGCACGTGACCCTATGTATTGGGAAAACCCGTTGACATTCAACCCAGAAAGGTTCTTCGAAAATGAGCAGATTGAGTATAAGGGCCAACACTTCAAATTTATACCATTTGGATCAGGCAGAAGAATGTGTCCTGGAATATCATTTGCTCATAGGGTGGTGAGCTTAACTGTGGCATCATTTGTGTATCATTTTGATTGGAAGCTTCCTCATGCTAGAGAAGAAATGGACATGAACACTGTTTTTGGACTTACATTGCTTCGGGCAACACCTCTAGTTGCTATCCCTTTACCCATCAAATTGGGCACATAA